In a single window of the Ciconia boyciana chromosome 7, ASM3463844v1, whole genome shotgun sequence genome:
- the ARMC8 gene encoding armadillo repeat-containing protein 8 isoform X13 encodes MGTENNVKSLLDCHIIPALLQGLLLPDLKFIEACLRCLRTIFISPVTPEDLLYTDATVISHLMALLSRSRYTQEYICQIFSHCCKLQHWHSCGFKSLPQPLLCANGPDHQTILFNHGAVQNIAHLLVSTSYKVRMQALKCFSVLAFENPQVSMTLVNVSVDGELLPQIFVKMLQRDKPIEMQLTSAKCLTSMCRAGAIRTDDSCIVLKTLPCLVRMCSKERLLEERVEGAETLAYLIETDVELQRIASITDHLIVMLADYFKYPSSVSAITDIKRLDHDLKHAHELRQAAFKLYASLGANDEDIRKKIIETENMMDRIVNGLSESSIKVRLAAVRCLHSLSRSVQQLRTSFQDHAVWKPLMKVLQNAPNEILVVASSTLCNLLLEFSPSKEPILESGAIELLCSLTQSENLALRVNGIWALMNMAFQAEQKIKSDILRGLSTEQLFQLLSDSDVNVLMKTLGLLRNLLSTRPHIDHIMSTHGKQIMQAVTLILEGEHNIEVKEQTLCILANIADGTTAKELIMTNDDILQKIKYYMSHSNAKLQLAAMFCISNLIWNEEEGSQERQDKLRDMGIVDILHKLSQSSDPNLCDKAKTALQQYLA; translated from the exons GATGCTACAGTTATCTCCCACCTCATGGCACTGCTCAGTAGGTCTCGATATACACAAGAATACATATGTCAGATCTTCTCACATTGCTGCAAA CTTCAACACTGGCATAGCTGCGGCTTTAAATCATTGCCTCAGCCACTTCTGTGTGCCAAT gGCCCAGATCACCAGACAATCTTATTTAACCATGGAGCTGTTCAGAATATCGCACATCTGTTAGTCTCCACCTCCTACAAA GTTAGAATGCAAGCATTGAAATGCTTCTCAGTTCTAGCCTTTGAAAACCCACAGGTATCAATGACTCTTGTAAATG TGTCGGTTGATGGAGAATTGTTACCACAAATTTTTGTGAAGATGTTACAAAGGGACAAGCCTATTGAAATGCAGCTCACATCAGCCAAATG CCTTACTTCCAtgtgcagagcaggagcaaTACGGACAGACGATTCTTGTATTGTTCTTAAG acTCTGCCATGTTTGGTTCGAATGTGTAGTAAGGAAAGACTGCTGGAGGAGCGAGTAGAAGGAGCAGAAACACTGGCCTATTTGATTGAAACAGATGTGGAGCTCCAGAGAATTGCCAGCATTACCGACCACCTCATTGTCATGCTTGCTGACTACTTCAAGTATCCCAGCTCAGTGAGTGCAATCACTGATATCAAGAGG CTTGACCATGATTTGAAGCACGCCCATGAACTGCGCCAGGCTGCTTTCAAGCTCTATGCTTCCCTGGGAGCAAATGATGAAGATATCCGAAAAAAG ATCATTGAGACCGAAAATATGATGGACCGTATTGTTAATGGCTTGTCTGAATCTAGTATCAAGGTGCGATTAGCTGCAGTCAG ATGTTTGCACAGTTTGTCCCGTTCTGTACAGCAGCTCAGAACAAGTTTTCAGGATCATGCTGTATGGAAACCTTTAATGAAG GTTTTACAGAATGCTCCAAATGAAATTCTCGTAGTAGCATCTTCCACGCTATGCAATCTTCTTCTGGAATTCTCTCCAAGCAAGGAG CCTATTTTAGAATCAGGAGCCATAGAACTTCTATGTAGTTTAACACAGAGTGAAAATCTTGCCTTGCGAGTGAACGGCATTTGGGCTTTAATG AATATGGCGTTTCAAGCGGAACAGAAGATCAAATCAGACATCTTACGAGGTTTGAGTACAGAGCAGTTATTCCAGTTGCTTTCTGATTCTGATGTAAATGTTCTGATGAAAACTTTGGGACTGCTCAGGAATCTTCTATCTACTCGCCCA CACATAGACCATATAATGAGTACTCATGGGAAGCAAATCATGCAAGCAGTGACCCTCATTCTGGAAGGGGAGCACAATATAGAAGTCAAAGAGCAG acATTATGTATACTTGCCAATATAGCAGATGGAACGACAGCAAAAGAACTGATTATGACCAATGATGACATTCTGCAGAAAATCAAATACTACATG aGTCATTCAAATGCTAAACTTCAGCTTGCTGCCATGTTCTGTATATCTAATCTCATATGGAATGAAGAAGAAG GTTCACAAGAACGCCAAGATAAACTACGAGACATGGGAATAGTAGATATTCTACATAAATTGAGTCAGTCATCGGATCCAAATCTGTGTGACAA GGCGAAGACAGCACTCCAGCAGTATCTTGCATGA